DNA from Limnohabitans sp.:
CGCCGGGTGAAGCTGGAAGCCGGTTCGCGCACCACCCGAGAAAACGCTTTGCAAGTGGCCGCGTTGTTGGGCGAGCGCTGCAAACAGCCTTGGCTGCTGGTGACTTCGGCCTGGCACATGCCCCGGTCAGTGCCCGAGTTTGAGGCGGTGGGGTGCAATGTGACGGCGTATCCGGTGGACTTCAGAACGGGCGAAGCCACGCTGTGGACCGAGTATTCGTTGGCCCGCAGCTTGCTGCTGTGGCAAACGGCTTTGCATGAGTGGTTGGGGTTGGGGGTGTATCGGGTGACGCGGTGAGGGGGAATGCAAGGCTTCATGCAAAATCTCACGCTCTGGCGCAGCTTGAACAGGTAGGGCTGGGCTCGCTCCTCCAGCTCGGCGATAAAGGGTTCGTTGCCAAAGCCGCAGTCGCCTCGGACCAAGGCCGGACGCTGCTGGGGCGTGAGCTTTTCCAGTACGCCGATCAGACCAGGCCGCGCTTTGGCCGCGCTGTGCTCTTTGCCGGGGCAGTCGACAACGTCCAGCACCAAGCGCAGGTTGCCAACCCAGTATGTGTGCAGTGCGTGGCTCGGGCGCCCGGGTTTGTGTGGGTTGTAGCTGACCTCAGCCCCGCTTTGTTTTCCGAACATCGGCTTGATGTCGCCGCGCAGCCCGGTGATGTGGGCGTAGCGGTTGTGCCCTGCCAGTATCGCCAGCAGCCATGTGCCCAAGATATCCTGTTTGCTGGGTGCATTGGGGCTTGTGTAGGTCAATGGGCAGCTATCGACCCAGGAGCTGTACACCCTCGCCGCCCCTGCCACACCACCCGGCATGCGGGTCCGCACCGGGCGGTTCGAGAGCTTGAGGTTCATGGGCAGGTCCTCAGTGAGCCGCCTGTGCTCAGCCTTGAACCTGTCCATCCCCGTGTCTCGGTGCTCATGCAACGTACCTCCAGCTTCGTCGCTGATGGGATCACGCCCGGCTTCACCGTACGCTACGCCCACCCGCCCAGGTCACCCCAGCATCTGACGCATGGCCTTGCAGCTTTGCACGTCCTCAGACTCTCACTCTCGTTCGGTCCTTCACGGTCTCCCTCCGGCCTTGTGGGCCTCGTACTGCCGCTACTACGACCTCTGCTGACTTCTCACTCCGGCAAAGCCGTCGCCCTTTCAGACGCAAGGCGAGATCTCCCCAGGTAAGGGTCGCACACCTTCATCGCACAACCGCCGCATCTACGCCGCTTCGCCTTGGTCACAAGAGCTTCGTGGTTTCTTGCCCACTCGCCCTGCTAGGCAGCGCCTTCTATGCGGTTCTTGTTCATCGGCTCGCGATTTACGCTCCACGCTTCCTTCCCACACTCGGTCGCCCTCACGCAGTTGCGCTTGACTTTGCTCACTGTGACCAGCTCGCAGCGGGACTTGCTCCCGCAGGTGCGCGCCCATGCTGGGCGCACAAGAAAAACCCGCCGAGGATTGCTCCAGGGCGGGTGTTGTGGGGTTTAGTGCGCTGCAGCGCGTCGATTGCGCCGATCAGAACTTGTAGCCCACGCCGACGGTCAGACCGTTGCTTTTGGTGCTGTCTTTGTCATACAACCGCATCCACGTCGCACTCAGGTACGTCTTGGTGCGTAGGGCATAACTCACACCAAGGCCATACGCCCAATCTGATTTCGTTTCTGAGCTTGAGACAGTCACAGTCGAGGATGTGCTTTTACCTTGGGCATACCCCAAGCGTCCGAAGAGTTCCACCGACTCATTCACCCTCACTTTAGGTTTCAAAAAGATGCCATAGCCGTGGTTGATTTTTGTGCTGACAGGATTGCGTTGGCTTGCCCCATTGACCGTTGTGTCTGCACTGCCAACGCCAAGACTCAATGAGCCTTCGATTGCCAAATTGTCGTGTAGGTCATAGCCAATGTAGCCAACGACAGCATCGGGCTTAGATTGCACATCGTTGCCGTTGACGGTGGACTTGATTGTGATGGCTTGGTAGCCGATTTCACCGTACACCTGCGCCAGCACCTGCACTGATGCCATGGTCATGCTTGCAGCGAGTGCCACGGATTTCATAGATATTTGCATTTTGCTTTCCCTTTCGTGTTGTTGGCTTGCGGCCCAATTCAATATGTTTTGCCGCTGATCGGACAGAAATCGGGGTGCTTATCCATATCCCGGACCTTCCAACCTTCCGGCGACTTCGACGCATAGGCCACCTTTTGACCGCCATAGCCACCCATTCGGTTTTTCGCGTTGTATTCGATGCACGCTTCAACACCCGCTTCTCCGATTCTTGTGCTGCCAAATTTCACAGAGTCAGGATCAATCAGTCGCTCCTTTACGGCTCCTTTTATTGCCGACACATCAGAGTCACCGCACCCCGCCAAAACACTGGCAAACATCAGCATCAAAACCCCTCTCATAGCTCTCCTTTCATGAGTTGGCAATCGACTGGAAATCAAGCAATTTCACGTTTCAACAGACTCCCTTTCTTTCAACGATGAATCAATTTAATAATCAAGCAGCTTGGTCTTTTCGCGTAGGAATTCCTCTTCGCTCAGAATGCCTTTTTCGCGCAGGTCTTGCAGTTTGAGCAGGCCAGCATGGATGTCCGGCTGTTTCGCTGCGTCCATGTTCGATAGCTCTTTAATGCCAGTCAGATTGCGATAGGCACCAATCGTTGCGCCAATGGCAGCACCAACGGCAGGGCCGATCAATGGAACGGGAATTGCAATTGCTGCACCAATCGCTGCACCCGTAGCAGAATCTTTGGCGAGATCAGACCTGAGCGCAGTCTTCCCTAGTCGTGCGGCCTCCTCGCCCAGTCCTGTCGCTTGTTTCTTCG
Protein-coding regions in this window:
- a CDS encoding porin family protein codes for the protein MQISMKSVALAASMTMASVQVLAQVYGEIGYQAITIKSTVNGNDVQSKPDAVVGYIGYDLHDNLAIEGSLSLGVGSADTTVNGASQRNPVSTKINHGYGIFLKPKVRVNESVELFGRLGYAQGKSTSSTVTVSSSETKSDWAYGLGVSYALRTKTYLSATWMRLYDKDSTKSNGLTVGVGYKF